The nucleotide window GCGGAAAGGAGGTCTTGTAGCACTCGCCGCCGGGAATACGGCCCGCAAGCCCATGCGCCAGCATCAACACATGCGCCGTCATCGACAGCCGGTGATCGTTGAAAACGGCGATATCACCCTGCACGCTCGGCCTTTGCCCGCCCGTGGTGCGGATCGCATAGCCATCGATGACCGTGTCGATGCCGAGGCTGCGCACCATCTGGCAGGTCGCCGCGATCCGGTCGGATTCCTTGAATGTCAGCTCGAAAAGGTCTTCGAACACCGCCTCGCCCGGCAAAAGACCGGCGATGGCAACCATCAGGGGAATTTCATCAATCATCGAATGCAGGCTTTCTTTGCCGTGCATGCCCTGCGCCTTGAATGTCCCGCCGCCTTTCAGGGTAATCGCGCCCACCTTCTCTCCGCGTGCGCCCTCATCCGGGGATATCTCCAGGCCGAACCCGCAGGACTGCATCCAGTGGAAAAAGCCGATCCGGGTCGGATTGATGCACACCCCTTCAAACCGCAGGCTCACCTCCGGCCTATCCCTGTTCATCAGCCAGAAGAGCGCAGCCGGATAGGCAAGCGCCGAGGGGTCGAGCGGAATGGTCAGGGTGTCTGGAACTTGAAACTGGCCTGGCCTGTAGGTGACGACATGATCCCGGTCCTCGACCGCATCGCCAAAGCCCCGTGCCATCAACTGGGTGTGATCCCTGGCCACAACCGGATACGCGATCTCGACCGGCACCCGCGCGGCGATGGCGGCAAACAGGATGGCCGAGACCGATTGCGCACTGCCGATGGTGGTCTGAACCCGGCCCGGCCCGATCTGCGCGGGCAAAATCCGCAGCGGTAGGCATCCCGGTCGCTCGAGATATTCGAACCGGCCACCCAATTCCGTCAGAGGTTCGACGATCCAGTCGAAAGGTCTGTTGCGTAATGTCTCGTCGCCATCGACAACGCAGCCGACACCAAGTCCGCACAGCACCCCGATCAACAGCCGGGCCGCCGCGCTGGAAGGCCCCAGGTACACCCTCTCTTGCCTTGTTTCGGGCAGGCCCTGGCTTGCCATGATACAAGGAGTTATGGAACGCCACCGTGCCAGAGTATCGGTCGAAGTCGATCAACACCCCCAATTGCTGTAGGGCATCGATCAGCAGGGTAATGGCAGCCCCCTGATTGATGCCGCTGATCGTCACCGGACGGTCGGACAGGGCGGCAAACAGCAATGCCCGATGCGAGATGGATTTGTCGGAGGGAATATGGGCAGCGGCAGCGGCCCAATCCGGCCGATCCGGCGGGGTGGTGGAAGGAATATGACGGTCCGGATAAATCAGCACGCTCTCAGCCCCGTTTGTAACGCTTGGGATCGATCAGTGCCTCGTCGCTGAGGATCTGTTCAGGATCGAATATGTCAGGTGCCGATGGCCCCTTAGGCACCGGCAAAGCTCCGGCCTCATAGGAGCGGCGGCGGTTGCGCTTGCGCTCCAAACCGAGATTGAACCCCTCCAGATCAATCGGCCATTGCTCCAGCAATCCTTCATCACGGCAATAATCGGCAAGCTTCTGGCCGATTGGCGTCCTGACGAGGACGCGGCCATGTTTGCCGAACGCCGTGCCGTTGATGCTGGCATCGAAAATATTGGGATCACCGTCACAGACGCTGATGTCGGCAAGGCCGCTCATCCAGTCGCCGCAGGAGAGGCAGCGGTGGTTTTTCCCGCCCTTTAGCTCTTTCAGGATCTGCCAGAATTCCAGAGCATGGCTGCCGCCATCCTTGGTGGAAACCGTCAGTTTTCCCGGATAGGGACCGCTGCGGTAACGAAGGTCACTAACGGCGTCCAGCGGCAGGTTCAGGCAGCCTTGAACGATATCCGCCGTTCCCTTGGGCAATGTGCTGGACGAGCAGGCCGTTTCAATCAGGAGGATGATGTTTTCCCGCGCCCAATCGGCAATATCGCCCTGCAATTGCTGAAGCTTGCGGATGGCCTGCATATGACAGGCCAGGCCGACGACGGCGATCTTGTCATTGCGACAATGTTCGTAAAGGCCTCGCAATTCGGCCAGATAAGGCGCCAATTGGTAGGTGGATTGGGCATTGGCGATGATGGTTTCCTCATCCCCGGAGACCACGCCCTTGGCGCGCCAGCCTGCATCAGGGTTGCGGCCCATGGTCAGAACGTGGTCAACACCAAAACCAGTGCTGCGGCTGGCCAGCAGCAGGGTGGTGACGGTTCCGCCGCTGGCCGAAGCCTCGAACACATCCGCTCGTGTCGAGCGCGCGCCGAAGAGATCAATGTGGATGCCCAGCCACCGTTCGCTGGATTGGCGCTCGCGGCCGAAAAGCTGCATCTCCGCCGCATCGGTGGCGGGGTCAGCACCGGGACAGACATCATGGCAAAGGTGGCAGTCACCACAAGAGGCCGGGTCGAAATCCAGCACCGGCAGAAGAGTGTCCGGGTGCAGGACAATCAGTTGCTCAGGACAAACCAACTGGCAGGCCCCGCAACCGGCGCATAAATTGGAATCAAGAACATTTTCCTGTAAAATTCTGATCGACATCAATATAGTCCTTTTATCAGAAGAATTACTTTGAAATAATTTTTAAATATTCAAATATTTACTCAATCGACATGCAGTTCCATTTGCACGATTTCAAGAGAAACCGTACCTGGCCCGTGAGAGAACGTGCCGGTTCCAATTTCGGCAAAACCCAATTTCCGGTAGAAATCCCGGCCAGTGAGCGTTGATTCCAGATAGATACGTCTTTCCCCAGCCTGCCTGATGTGGGCGATTGCCTGACCCAACAGGGCTTTACCCACACCAGCCCCGGCAGCTGCCCCGCTGACGAACAGCTTGGTCACCTCATTGCCCTGCACTTCCACCAGACCCAGAAGAGCCCCGGAAGACACCGCAACCCAAAGCTCCCTGCGCTCGATAGCGGGCAGATATATGCCGGGATGGCGCCCATCCAGCCACATGTCGATCTGTTCACTGGTATAGTGTCCATTACAAAGGCTTCGCACCGACTGGCGATGAACATCGAACAGGTCCGGACAGTCTTCAGCGGTGGCAGGACGGATCTCGAAATGCTGCATCTCGCCAACCCTCACCCTGATGACCGTGCAGACGCCGTCTTGCGTCTGAACAGCGTTTCGAACCTGAGGCCGATGACGCATCCGACAACGACCAGAAGACTGCCACCAATCATCGCGGCACTGATATCGGTTTCACCGAACACAAAGGAAATATAGGTGGCAATCAACGGATAGATGAAGCCGATATAACCGGCATATTCAGCCCCTATCCTGCCAACCAGCGCAATATACATGACAAAAACCAGCGCGGAGCAGACAATACCGAGATATGCCAGAGGCAGCAGATAGGACAGACTGAGCGGCACGGCCAGTGACGTGCCTTGAGCAAGGGCGACAGCAAGATAAAGCGCACAGGCAAAGCCGATAGCGATCCGGTTGATCCGCACCGAGGTCAGCTTATGGGTTTTCTGAATATGTTCAGAAAGGACCGAGCCTGCTGCAACGGCCAGGAACGACAAAAGCGCCAGTCCCAACCCCAGCCAGACATTGGAGGCCCCGCCTTCGCCGCCTAGAAAAAACAAGGCGACACCCAACGAGGCCACCACGGCGCCGATGAGATTGCTGGCGCGAATGCGCGCACCCTGGAAAACCCGCTTCAAGGCCATCGCGAAGAAGATAACCGATATGCTGAGACAGGCCACATAGGAACTGGGCAGATAGTGGGTGGCGAGATAGGTCAACCCGATCCCGGCAAAATAATAGACCGTCCCGACGAGACCACAGAGCAGGAACGGCGCCGGCATCCGCTCGCCAGAGGGCCGTTTGACCATATCAACGATGGTCAGTGTGACAAAGGCCAGAAGAAACCGCCAGAACAGCGACACCACAGCAGGTGTCTCGACGATCTGTGTGGTGATTGCGATCCAATTGGTGGACCATATCGCCACGCAGGCGAGAAACAGCAGGAGAGTGCTCGCGGCCATACCCTTGGCGTCTGTTGCGGACGGCTCCCTCATGCCGCCTCTCCTGCAAGCGTGATCACTCCGCAATCGCGCAGTGCTGTTGCGATATGCCGCCCGATATCAGAAACAAGCGCATCACCCAGCGCGGTGGCATTGTAATCCAGCTTGAGCAGCAGGCGCCCGTCATGCTGGTAGCCGGTCACTTCCAGATGGTGGCTGGGCCGGCCATGCAGTGTAGTGAGCGAAAGCGGGTTGACTGAGAAGCGGTCCGTCGAGGAGATCGCGATGTCGCCAAGGTAATTGAAGCTGGCAAAACACTGCCGTTCCGCAGAGACCCCGCTCCGTTCGCCGGATCGATAATGTTCATTGCCGAAGGTATGAGCAATCTTTTCAACCTCATGGCGATAGTTTCGAACAGCATTGGCCGCCGCTGCCACATCCAATCCCCGCACGTTGACGAGGAACGGACAGATGACCGTGAACCAGCCGAAAATACCATCGGTCGACAAGCCTCCGGCAGTCAGTCCCCGACCATGCCCCAGAACATCGATTTTCTGACAAGCGGCGGGAAAGACCTTATCGAAAGCCAGTAAAACTGCGGCCAATACCCAGTCGGCGACCTCCATCAAGGGATCGCAGGCAAGCATCTTTGAGGGTGATCCGATGTCGAGATGCAGGATCTTGAACGCATCCCTTGCCGGGAAGGCCAAATCCCAGGCAATCGGCTGCGGACACTCACCCCATGGCAGCCGATCCCAGACTTCGGGCGCTCGTTCACTCGACAGAAACTGCCCGTAAGCCCTCACCCAATCCGCATAGTCCATATCCGGCTTTGGCCAAGCCTGGACCACCTCAGCCGTATCGGCCTCCGACAATTCCGACAGCAGAATGATCCACGACACCCGATCCACCCGGAACTGATGGCAGCTAACGACGACGCTGAGTTGCTCCCCTTCGGCCACAAGGGCCACGACAACAACCCGGTTGTTGCGAAACGAAATCGCGCTTTCACACTCCGCCACGGCCTGCGACAGCGTCACCCCTGACTTGAGAGCATCAATCTCAATCAGGCTCGCATCCGGCACATGCCGTTCCAGCAAGGCCTTCACAAGGGAACCGATCCGGTCTGCGTCACTGACAGGTCCCGAATAATCGATCACACACGTCTGGCACCAACCATCCAGATCAGGAATGCCGCGACTTTCGAGAAAATTTCGGTTGGGAAGTGCTGCATCCAACCCGGTCGCAGCCACGCGCATTACGGGAGCCACCGGATCGGCTTGTTGCTCTTGTGCCTTTAGAAGACCGGAAATCGGCTCATCAGAGATAATTTTTTCGAGGGCCAGCTTGATTCCCTGCCGTTTCAAGGCCGCCACGACGGAAAGCGCCAGCAGCGAGTTACCGCCGTTTTCGAAGAAGCTGTGATTGATATCGAGACTGGCGCCCTTCAATGCCTTGGCTATCGCCGCCAGAATCGGCGCATGCTGCGGGCTGACGGTCTCCGCTACCTGCTGCTTGGCGCGGGCCAGCTGCGCCAGCCTCTCGCGGTCAAACTTGTTGTTACGGGTCAGCGGTAGCCTATCCATGAGCACTATCAGGCGAGGCCGTTTGTGACTGTCCAGACAGTCCGCCAACGCTTTCTGTATCCTCGCTTCCGTAACACCATCACCACTGGCAACGACGGCTGCAACCACCTCATCCCCATCCTCACCAACGAGGGTGAAGACACAGCAATCCGCCACCATATCGAGCGAGAGAAGCCCGGCCTCGACCTCGGCCAGCGACACTTTCAGCCCGTTGACCTTGATGACAGAATCCTTCCGTCCAATGATGACCAACCGCATCTGATCGTCATAGCGGGCAAGATCGCCCGTGGCATAGGCACGCGCCGTGCCAGCCAGCCCCTCTCCCAGAGGCACAAAACCGCCATGCGTCAAATCCAGCAAGGACGCGACGAGATCGGAGATCAAGGTGACCTCCCCCTCCACGCCGCTCGTGGATATGCGATTTCCGTCTTCATCCCGCAGTTCGGTGATCACGCCGGTCACCGGATGCGCCAGGGGCCATAGCCCAGCCTTCCGCTCCGCGCCATGGTCATGCACGGCATACATCGCCGTGGTGCATTCGGTCGGCCCATAGGCATTAAACAGCCGGGACCCCACAGGAAAACAGCCGTTGAACAGATCGAGATCGCTATCGTAGATTTTCTCGCCACCAATGACGATCCGCTTCGGCTGACGGTAAGTCCCAAGCCCAGCGCGGTGGAAATGTCGGAAATAGGGTACCGTCATATGCAGCACGTCGATCTCGTGCCGCGCGATAAAATCAGCCACCGTCTCCATGGAGGAGGCCCTGGGATTGATCGTACACAGCACCCCGCCATGAAACAGGGCGGAGAACACATCCATCAACCCGGCATCCCAGGCCGTCGAGGCCAGTTGCAAGAGCTTTTCCCCCGGCCTGATCTGCACATAACCTGCGTAATTGGCGATATGCTGGCGCAGCGCCGCCATCGTCTGCACAATGGCCTTCGGCGCTCCTGTGGTGCCACTGGTCAGAATGACATAGTCATCACAGAGGAGAGGATGCTCCACCATCTCCCCATGGCCCAGGAATTGCGGATCATCCGGCTCGTATGCGCCTTCAGCGACCGTGATGAAACCCGCCTGCGGCAGCCAATCGCGCACGCTATTGAGAGGCGCATCATCGCCGAGATTGACCACGCAGCCAATGTTCAGCGCCGTCATCACCGGCTCTAACGGCTCAATCTGCATTTCGGGATCGATGAAAACCACACGCCGCGCCATCCCCAGCACGGCAATCAGGGCCGCATAGCTCCCCGCGCCATGGGAGGCGCGCAGAGCAACGGTTTTTCCCTGCGCCCCGGCAGCGGCAAGCTTGCCGGAGAGGGAACAGATCCGCCGCTCCAGCGCCCCCCAACGCCACGCACCATCAAGATCAATCGCGGCTAGATCAGCCGGATTGCGACGCAGC belongs to Agrobacterium vitis and includes:
- a CDS encoding Coenzyme F420 hydrogenase/dehydrogenase, beta subunit C-terminal domain, which translates into the protein MSIRILQENVLDSNLCAGCGACQLVCPEQLIVLHPDTLLPVLDFDPASCGDCHLCHDVCPGADPATDAAEMQLFGRERQSSERWLGIHIDLFGARSTRADVFEASASGGTVTTLLLASRSTGFGVDHVLTMGRNPDAGWRAKGVVSGDEETIIANAQSTYQLAPYLAELRGLYEHCRNDKIAVVGLACHMQAIRKLQQLQGDIADWARENIILLIETACSSSTLPKGTADIVQGCLNLPLDAVSDLRYRSGPYPGKLTVSTKDGGSHALEFWQILKELKGGKNHRCLSCGDWMSGLADISVCDGDPNIFDASINGTAFGKHGRVLVRTPIGQKLADYCRDEGLLEQWPIDLEGFNLGLERKRNRRRSYEAGALPVPKGPSAPDIFDPEQILSDEALIDPKRYKRG
- a CDS encoding AMP-binding protein, producing the protein MPVKAEMADYCLLRRNPADLAAIDLDGAWRWGALERRICSLSGKLAAAGAQGKTVALRASHGAGSYAALIAVLGMARRVVFIDPEMQIEPLEPVMTALNIGCVVNLGDDAPLNSVRDWLPQAGFITVAEGAYEPDDPQFLGHGEMVEHPLLCDDYVILTSGTTGAPKAIVQTMAALRQHIANYAGYVQIRPGEKLLQLASTAWDAGLMDVFSALFHGGVLCTINPRASSMETVADFIARHEIDVLHMTVPYFRHFHRAGLGTYRQPKRIVIGGEKIYDSDLDLFNGCFPVGSRLFNAYGPTECTTAMYAVHDHGAERKAGLWPLAHPVTGVITELRDEDGNRISTSGVEGEVTLISDLVASLLDLTHGGFVPLGEGLAGTARAYATGDLARYDDQMRLVIIGRKDSVIKVNGLKVSLAEVEAGLLSLDMVADCCVFTLVGEDGDEVVAAVVASGDGVTEARIQKALADCLDSHKRPRLIVLMDRLPLTRNNKFDRERLAQLARAKQQVAETVSPQHAPILAAIAKALKGASLDINHSFFENGGNSLLALSVVAALKRQGIKLALEKIISDEPISGLLKAQEQQADPVAPVMRVAATGLDAALPNRNFLESRGIPDLDGWCQTCVIDYSGPVSDADRIGSLVKALLERHVPDASLIEIDALKSGVTLSQAVAECESAISFRNNRVVVVALVAEGEQLSVVVSCHQFRVDRVSWIILLSELSEADTAEVVQAWPKPDMDYADWVRAYGQFLSSERAPEVWDRLPWGECPQPIAWDLAFPARDAFKILHLDIGSPSKMLACDPLMEVADWVLAAVLLAFDKVFPAACQKIDVLGHGRGLTAGGLSTDGIFGWFTVICPFLVNVRGLDVAAAANAVRNYRHEVEKIAHTFGNEHYRSGERSGVSAERQCFASFNYLGDIAISSTDRFSVNPLSLTTLHGRPSHHLEVTGYQHDGRLLLKLDYNATALGDALVSDIGRHIATALRDCGVITLAGEAA
- a CDS encoding DMT family transporter; its protein translation is MREPSATDAKGMAASTLLLFLACVAIWSTNWIAITTQIVETPAVVSLFWRFLLAFVTLTIVDMVKRPSGERMPAPFLLCGLVGTVYYFAGIGLTYLATHYLPSSYVACLSISVIFFAMALKRVFQGARIRASNLIGAVVASLGVALFFLGGEGGASNVWLGLGLALLSFLAVAAGSVLSEHIQKTHKLTSVRINRIAIGFACALYLAVALAQGTSLAVPLSLSYLLPLAYLGIVCSALVFVMYIALVGRIGAEYAGYIGFIYPLIATYISFVFGETDISAAMIGGSLLVVVGCVIGLRFETLFRRKTASARSSG
- a CDS encoding GNAT family N-acetyltransferase encodes the protein MQHFEIRPATAEDCPDLFDVHRQSVRSLCNGHYTSEQIDMWLDGRHPGIYLPAIERRELWVAVSSGALLGLVEVQGNEVTKLFVSGAAAGAGVGKALLGQAIAHIRQAGERRIYLESTLTGRDFYRKLGFAEIGTGTFSHGPGTVSLEIVQMELHVD